The Erythrobacter sp. JK5 genome includes a region encoding these proteins:
- a CDS encoding TonB family protein has translation MARGYSGVKRRPSWPLIFAIILLHIAAIYGLARALVPDFTASVEREVVSAFTVTITAPPEPPPPENRPEPDEGAQGDPGKEAVPQPVTAPTPRIERSPEPRPRASSTGTASRSGARDSGDGTGAAGTGLGTGSGNRGGGRGGIAVSKPVHISGSINNARDYPVPPGGRAARRGTEVIVKVTVGVDGRARSCSVYRPSPDPEADRITCQLVEQRLGFRPAQDANGNPVAAPFYWRQRWF, from the coding sequence ATGGCACGAGGGTATTCGGGCGTGAAGCGGCGGCCAAGCTGGCCGCTGATCTTCGCCATCATCCTGTTGCATATCGCTGCGATCTACGGGCTGGCGCGGGCGCTGGTTCCCGATTTCACCGCTTCGGTGGAGCGCGAGGTGGTGTCGGCCTTCACGGTAACGATCACCGCTCCGCCCGAGCCTCCGCCACCCGAAAACCGGCCCGAACCGGACGAGGGTGCGCAGGGTGATCCGGGAAAGGAGGCAGTGCCCCAGCCGGTCACCGCGCCGACGCCGCGGATCGAGCGCTCGCCCGAGCCGCGCCCACGGGCGTCCTCGACCGGGACCGCCAGCCGCTCGGGCGCGCGCGACAGCGGCGACGGCACCGGTGCGGCCGGTACCGGGCTCGGCACCGGCAGCGGCAATCGCGGCGGGGGCCGCGGCGGGATCGCGGTTTCCAAGCCGGTGCACATTTCGGGATCGATCAACAACGCGCGCGACTATCCGGTGCCGCCCGGCGGCCGCGCCGCGCGGCGCGGGACCGAGGTGATCGTGAAGGTCACCGTCGGCGTCGATGGCCGCGCGCGCAGCTGCTCGGTATACCGGCCCAGCCCCGATCCGGAAGCCGACCGGATTACCTGCCAGCTGGTCGAACAGCGGCTCGGTTTCCGCCCGGCGCAGGATGCGAATGGCAATCCGGTGGCCGCGCCGTTCTACTGGCGCCAGCGGTGGTTCTGA
- a CDS encoding mannose-1-phosphate guanylyltransferase produces the protein MDTPVTIHPVILCGGSGTRLWPVSRKAKPKPFLPLIGETTLFEQAVGRVAGHDRFAPPMVVAGAQHVDLIEAQIGAGREHRLVVEPMGRNTAPAIALAAALIPDDEILLVCPSDHHIADEAAFRAAALAAAELARDDWLVSFGIAPTHPETGYGYLHRGEALPGGYRIAQFVEKPDLERAKAYLASGEYSWNGGIFAFRAGALLVELAEHRPAMAQRVAQAVAGGRDEGSRFHPAAEIFAAIEGDSIDYAVMENTARAAMVPADMGWSDIGNWAALHDALPRDDAGNSVRGTADLADCRNVMASSDGPRISAVGLDDVCIIVSDGEVLVTTREGAQNVGKLPGAANQ, from the coding sequence ATGGACACCCCCGTCACGATCCATCCGGTCATCCTGTGCGGCGGCAGCGGCACGCGGTTGTGGCCCGTCAGCCGCAAGGCCAAGCCCAAGCCGTTCCTGCCGCTGATCGGCGAAACGACGCTGTTCGAACAGGCCGTGGGACGCGTCGCCGGTCACGATCGGTTCGCCCCGCCGATGGTGGTTGCGGGCGCGCAGCACGTCGACCTGATCGAGGCGCAGATCGGGGCAGGGCGCGAACACCGGCTGGTGGTCGAGCCGATGGGGCGCAACACTGCCCCGGCGATCGCGCTTGCCGCCGCGCTGATCCCGGACGACGAGATCCTGCTGGTGTGCCCGAGCGACCATCATATCGCCGATGAAGCCGCGTTCCGCGCCGCCGCGCTCGCTGCCGCCGAACTGGCGCGTGACGACTGGCTGGTCTCGTTCGGGATCGCGCCGACGCATCCGGAAACCGGTTACGGCTATCTCCATCGCGGCGAAGCCTTGCCGGGCGGCTACCGCATCGCGCAATTCGTCGAAAAGCCCGACCTCGAAAGGGCAAAGGCCTATCTTGCCAGCGGCGAATACAGCTGGAACGGCGGGATCTTCGCCTTCCGCGCCGGAGCATTGCTGGTCGAACTGGCAGAGCATCGGCCGGCGATGGCGCAGCGCGTCGCTCAGGCGGTTGCCGGCGGGCGCGACGAGGGCTCGCGCTTCCATCCGGCAGCCGAGATATTCGCCGCAATCGAGGGCGACTCGATCGACTATGCGGTGATGGAAAACACCGCGCGCGCGGCGATGGTACCGGCGGATATGGGCTGGTCCGATATCGGCAACTGGGCAGCGCTCCACGATGCCCTGCCGCGCGACGACGCGGGCAACTCGGTGCGCGGAACCGCCGATCTCGCCGATTGCCGCAATGTCATGGCGTCGAGCGACGGTCCGCGCATTTCGGCGGTCGGTCTCGATGATGTGTGCATCATCGTCAGCGACGGTGAAGTGCTGGTAACCACCCGCGAGGGTGCGCAGAACGTAGGCAAGCTGCCGGGAGCGGCAAACCAGTGA